A region of Streptomyces sp. R44 DNA encodes the following proteins:
- a CDS encoding histidine phosphatase family protein, translating to MATLILVRHGRSTANTSGVLAGRTPGIALDERGAAQAAALPGRLADVPLAAAVSSPLQRCRETLRPLLDARPGLPLHVEDRINECDYGDWSGRKLAELNDEPLMEVVQAHASAAAFPGGESMRAMQNRAVEAVRDWNARIEAEHGEDATYLMCSHGDIVKAIVADALGLHLDLFQRIHVDPCSVTAIRYTRVRPFLLRLGDTGDFAGFAPREHADGSGTAEVGGGAGAP from the coding sequence ATGGCCACGCTGATCCTCGTCCGGCACGGACGCTCCACCGCCAACACCTCCGGGGTCCTCGCCGGGCGCACGCCCGGGATCGCGCTCGACGAGCGCGGGGCCGCCCAGGCCGCCGCCCTGCCGGGGCGCCTCGCGGACGTTCCGCTCGCCGCGGCCGTCAGCAGCCCCCTCCAGCGCTGCCGGGAGACCCTGCGGCCGCTCCTGGACGCCCGCCCCGGTCTCCCGCTGCACGTCGAGGACCGGATCAACGAGTGCGACTACGGCGACTGGTCGGGCCGCAAGCTGGCCGAGCTCAACGACGAGCCGCTGATGGAGGTCGTCCAGGCGCACGCCTCCGCCGCCGCCTTCCCCGGCGGCGAGTCCATGCGCGCCATGCAGAACCGCGCCGTCGAGGCCGTACGCGACTGGAACGCGCGCATCGAGGCCGAGCACGGCGAGGACGCCACGTACCTCATGTGCTCCCACGGGGACATCGTGAAGGCGATCGTCGCCGACGCGCTCGGCCTCCACCTGGACCTCTTCCAGCGCATCCACGTCGACCCCTGCTCGGTCACCGCGATCCGCTACACGCGCGTGCGTCCCTTCCTCCTCCGCCTCGGCGACACCGGGGACTTCGCCGGGTTCGCCCCCCGGGAGCACGCCGACGGCAGTGGGACCGCGGAGGTCGGTGGTGGTGCGGGCGCACCGTGA